The following proteins are encoded in a genomic region of Mycolicibacterium rutilum:
- a CDS encoding SigB/SigF/SigG family RNA polymerase sigma factor, which produces MSETTSEYADVTDMFRQLKTLDAGSVAYRRQREAIVARTLPLADHIARRYRNRGEPIEDLIQAARVGLVNAVNRFDPDNGANFLSFAVPTMMGEVRRHFRDYGWAVKVPRRLKDLQGQLVKARAELSQQIGRAPTASEVAAHLGIDRESVMEATIASSNYSTLSTDVQTSSDHEHRSVGDTFGDVDPNIDKVVDLETVRPLIAALPEREQTVLTLRFFESMTQTQIAERMGYSQMHVSRLLAQALRRLREQVAEPPADEPPRGRRRPPPVRRGAA; this is translated from the coding sequence GTGTCAGAGACGACTTCCGAATACGCAGACGTGACGGACATGTTCCGTCAACTCAAGACGCTCGACGCCGGGTCCGTCGCGTATCGGCGCCAGCGGGAGGCGATCGTGGCCCGCACACTGCCGCTGGCCGATCACATCGCCCGCCGCTACCGCAACCGCGGCGAACCGATCGAGGACCTGATCCAGGCCGCCCGCGTCGGACTGGTCAACGCGGTCAATCGTTTCGACCCCGACAACGGCGCCAATTTCCTGTCGTTCGCCGTGCCCACGATGATGGGCGAGGTGCGCAGGCACTTCCGCGACTACGGATGGGCCGTCAAGGTGCCGCGCCGGCTCAAGGACCTACAGGGCCAGTTGGTCAAGGCGCGCGCGGAATTGTCCCAGCAGATCGGGCGGGCGCCGACCGCCTCCGAGGTCGCCGCCCACCTCGGCATCGACCGCGAGTCGGTGATGGAGGCGACGATCGCGAGCAGCAACTACTCCACGCTGTCCACCGACGTGCAGACCTCCTCCGACCACGAGCACCGCTCGGTTGGCGACACCTTCGGCGACGTCGACCCCAACATCGACAAGGTCGTCGACCTCGAAACCGTGCGGCCGCTGATCGCCGCCTTGCCCGAACGCGAGCAGACCGTGCTCACACTGCGGTTCTTCGAGAGCATGACCCAGACGCAGATCGCCGAACGAATGGGCTACTCGCAGATGCACGTCTCGCGCCTGCTCGCCCAGGCGTTGCGACGGCTCCGCGAGCAGGTGGCCGAACCGCCGGCCGATGAACCGCCGCGCGGCAGGCGCCGCCCGCCGCCGGTCAGGCGCGGCGCGGCATGA
- a CDS encoding Zn-ribbon domain-containing OB-fold protein: MLPPLDEHNRPFWTGGGDGRLLISRCVSCERWVSPPAADCPDCGGELAPRAVSGRGTVFTYTVNHQPFNPAVPVPYVVAIVELEEQVGLRLAANIVDCEPDSVHIGLPVQVRFERQGQDAFVPVFMPRRA; this comes from the coding sequence ATGCTGCCGCCTCTCGATGAGCACAACCGGCCGTTCTGGACGGGCGGCGGCGACGGCAGGCTGCTGATCAGCCGGTGTGTGAGCTGCGAGCGGTGGGTGTCACCGCCGGCCGCCGACTGCCCGGACTGCGGCGGGGAACTGGCCCCGCGCGCGGTGTCCGGGCGCGGCACCGTGTTCACCTACACCGTCAACCATCAGCCGTTCAATCCGGCCGTGCCGGTGCCGTACGTGGTGGCGATCGTCGAGCTCGAAGAACAGGTCGGGCTGCGGTTGGCGGCCAATATCGTGGACTGCGAACCGGATTCGGTCCACATCGGGCTGCCGGTGCAGGTGCGCTTCGAACGCCAGGGTCAGGACGCGTTCGTGCCGGTGTTCATGCCGCGCCGCGCCTGA